The genome window ATCGAGCTCGTCAAGATGCGGGCTTCGCAGATCAACGGCTGCGCCTTCTGCCTGGACATGCATTCGAAAGATGCGCGCAACAAGGGCGAGACTGAACAGCGCCTCTATCTGCTCAACGCCTGGCGGGAATCTCCGCTCTACAGCGAGCGCGAACGCGCTGCCCTCGCCTGGACGGAGGCATTGACGCTGGTCGCCAAAACCCATGCGCCGGACAGCGACTACGAGACGCTGAAGGAACATTTCACCGAAGAGGAGATCGTCAAACTGTCCATGCTGATCGTAACCATCAACGGGTGGAACCGCCTGGCCATCGGTTTCCGCTCGATCCATCCGGTAGCAAAAGACCGTGCCGCAGCCTGACAATTCGGCTGAGACGTTCAACCGCCTCAGGCCGCGGCTGATCCGCATTGCCTACCGCATGCTCGGATCGGTCGCGGAGGCGGAAGATATCGTTCAGGAAGGTTTCATTCGCTGGCACCAGGCCGACCGGTCCGAGGTGCGCAGCGAAGAAGCCTTTCTGGTGCGCACCATCACGCGGCTTTGCCTTGATCATTTGAAATCCGCACGCGTTCGAAGGGAAACCTATGTGGGAAACTGGCTGCCGGAGCCGATATTCGACCCAAGCGAAGAGGAGTCGGACAGCGACATCACCCTGACGCTGATGATGGCCCTGGAGCGGCTTTCGCCGCTTGAGCGCGCGGCGTTCTTGCTGCACGACGTCTTCGGGCAGCACTTCAACCAGATCTCCGAAGCAATTGGCCGCGATCCGGCGACGTGCCGCCAACTTGCGAGCCGGGCGCGAAATCATGTCCAGCAGGCCAAGCCGCGTTTTCCGGTGTCGGATGAACAGGGTCAGAATATTGCAAAGGCCTTCTTCAACGCCTCACGCAGCGGCGACATGCAAGCGCTGCAATCTCTCCTGGCGGATGATGTGGTCATGTATGCCGATGGCGGTGGCATTCGTCCTTCCACGATCAACCCCATCTATACGATGGCCAAGGTTGCGCGCTTCTTCGATGGAATTGCCCGCCACGTTGAGTACAAGTTCCCGCCCCTCCTGCATGAGGGGATGATCGACGGGCTGCCCGGTTTCGTCACAACCGAGTTCGATGGCATCCCGCAGACAACTGCGCTCGAAATCGAGAACGGCAAGATCAAGACGATCTATATCGTGCGTAATCCGCAAAAACTCGGCCATCTGGCATTTGCGAAATCATCGCCTCAGGGTACAGCTTGACGAATTTCACTCAATGGACGGTGCCCATGACCAAGCTGACGATGTATCAAGTCGACGCCTTCACAACTGAACTCTTCAGCGGCAATCCTGCCGCTGTACTCGTTCTGGATGACTGGCTTCCCGACGCGAAGATGCAGGCGATCGCAGCCGAGAACAATTTGACCGAGACGGCTTTTGTGAAACGTAATTCCAGTGGCTGGGATTTGCGCTGGTTCACGCCTTTAAACGAGGCCAATTTCTGCGGTCACGCTACACTCGCCACGTCGCATGTTCTGGCGCACGAGCTTGGCGTTGAGGGTGAACTGGCTTTTGAAACGCGCGTTGGAACACTGCGGGTCAATGGAAAGAATTCAGCTTATCAGCTTGATTTTCCGAGTTTTTCACCAGAACCAATTAGCGAGATGTCGCCACTATTGAGGGAAATCGTCGGCGAAAACGCACCGGCATTCAAGAACTTCGAAAATCTGTTCGTCGAACTGGAAGACGAGCAGGCTGTATGCGATTTCATCCCGGATCTGCCGAAGATCACGGACCTTGGTCCCTTTGGTCTTGTCGTCACGGCCAAAGGAAACGAACATGATTTCGTCTCGCGCTATTTTGTGCCTTATGCTGGTATCCCGGAGGACCCGGTGACGGGATCGACCCATTCCACATTGGTGCCCTACTGGGCGGAAAAGCTCGGCAAAACCAGCCTGTCAGCCTTTCAGCGCTCGAAGCGCGGCGGGCACCTCCTTTGCAAACTTGCCGGTGACCGCGTGCTTATAACCGGATCGGCAGTCACCTTCATGAAGGCCGAGATTTATCTGGCCTGAGGCAACGCCTCTCCAAACAACACGGGTTCGCCCTGCGAAGGCGTGACGATCTCACCTTCCCACATGATTTTGTGGCCGCGGATGATGGTGCCGACGGGCCAACCGGTGACCGTCTTGCCGTCATAGGGCGTCCAGCCAGCCTTCGAGCCTACCTGCGCATTGGTGATGGTTTCGCGGCGCTTCATATCGACGATCGTCAAATCGGCATCATAGCCGACCGCGATGCGACCCTTGCGCGCCATGCCGAACAGCCGGTTCGGGCCGTGCGAACTCAGATCGACAAAGCGCTCGATTGACATGCGGCCTGCATTCACATGGTCGAGCATGATCGGCACCAGCGTCTGTACGCCGGTCATCCCCGAGGGCGAGGCCGGATAGGGTTTTGATTTTTCTTCAAGCGTATGCGGTGCGTGGTCGGAGCCAAGTACGTCAACAATCCCCTGCCCGATACCCTTCCAGACGCCGTCGCGATGGCGCGCATCGCGCACCGGCGGGTTCATCTGCAGCAGCGTTCCAAGCGTCGCATACTGGCTGGCATCAAGCGTCAGGTGATGCGGCGTCGCCTCGCAGCTCGCGACGTCCTTGTGATCTTTCAGGAAATCGATCTCTTCGGCCGTCGAGATATGCAGGACGTGAATGCGCGCACGAGTCTCGCGCGCGATCCGCACCAGCCGTTCGGTGCATTTGAGTGCAGCGATCTCGTCACGCCATACCGGATGAGACGAGGGATCCCCCGGTACGCGCAACCCTTCGCGTTCGCGCAGGCGGAATTCATCTTCCGAATGGAAGGCAGCACGACGGCGCGTATTTTTGAGGATCGAACGCACGCCCTCATCATCCTCGACGAGAAGATCGCCAGTGGAGGAGCCCATGAACACCTTGATGCCGGCGGCGCCGGGCAATCGCTCAAGCTCGGCAACATCATTGGCATTGTCACGCGTACCGCCTACCCAGAAGGCGAAATCGCAATGCATGCGATGTTGGCCGCGCCGTACCTTGTCTTCAAGCGTTTCGGCGGAGGTGGTCAGCGGCTTCGTGTTGGGCATTTCAAAGACTGCGGTGACGCCGCCGAGAACAGCAGAGCGCGAACCACTTTCCAAATCTTCCTTGTGTTCATGGCCCGGCTCGCGGAAATGCACCTGGCTGTCTACGACACCGGGCAGTATATGCAGGCCGGTGGCATCGATGATCTCGCCCGCTGAAGCGCCGCCAAGATTGCCTATGGCAGCGATGCGGCCGTTCGTGATGCCGATATCGCGCAACCCGACGCCATCCTGGTTGACGACAATGCCGCTTCGATAAATCGTGTCGAACGTCTGAGCCATTTGCTTGTCCTCCAGCCTTGCGAACCCGTCTCCAGCGGATTACGTAACAGGGACGCGAAAGGCAAGGGTGATGCAATGCCATCGGCAAGTTTAAACGGAAGAGCCGTCCTCAACGTGACCGGCGAGGATGCTGAAGATTTCCTCCAGAACCTGATTACGACCGATCTCGACACACTTGAACGCGGCGATCTGAAACCCGGCGCCTTGCTCAGTCCGCAAGGCAAGATCCTCTTCGAATTCCTCGTTTCGCGCCAAGGCGATGGATTGCGACTCGATGCCTTACAGACTTCCGCGGACGACCTTTTGAAGCGATTGACGCTCTACAAACTGCGCGCCAAGGTGCAAATTGCCGTGGATTCTGAATCGTTTGTTGAGGTTGCCTGGGAAAGTGAGTCAGAGCTTTCGGAAACTGAATCAACGGTGCACGACCGGCGGTTTCCCGATGCGTTGGATGTCAGACGTCAATACGGGGGGGAGCGGGTGACAGAGGGAAACGAGCTGGCGTGGACTGCCCTTCGCATCGCCCATGGCGTGGCAGAAGCCCCGAACGATTACGCGCTTGGCGACGCCTTCCCGCATGACACCAATTTGGATCAAACAGGTGGTGTCTCGTTCAAGAAGGGCTGCTTTGTCGGTCAGGAAGTGGTCTCACGCATGCAGCATCGCGGCACGGCGCGGCGGCGTATCCTGGTTGCGACTGGTACATCGGACTTGCCAGCAACTGACACCCCAATCACCGCCAATGGCCGCGAGATCGGCACGCTCGGCAGTATCGCCGGAAAAAGCGGGCTCGCGCTTGTGCGCATCGACCGGGTGAAAGACGCCATGGATAGCGACACACCGATTCTGGCAGGAGAGATTGCCATTCATCTTGCCATTCCGCCCGAACACCGGTTTACATTCCCGGAGGCTACGCAAGAGGCCTGATTGGGGAATATTGATGCTGCGATCGGCAAAGCCGCAAACCAGTCCATTGAAGAAAACAGAGTTGCGAGCCTGGCAGCGTATGTTGTCCGGGCGACGGCTCGATCTGCTTGACCCCTCGCCGCTGGATATTGAAATCGAGGACATCGCCCAGGGTCTGGCACGTGTCGCGCGCTGGAATGGCCAGACCGTCGGCGAGCACGCTTTTTCAGTGGCGCAGCATTCACTGCTGGTCGAAGAAATCTTTGGCAAGATCGTTCCGGAAGCGACCACGGAACAGCGCCTGATCGCCCTGCTGCACGATGCGCCGGAATATGTGATCGGCGACATGATTTCGCCGTTCAAGGCCGTTGTGGGTGGAGATTACAAGAGCGTCGAGCTGCGTCTGCAGCACGCGATCCATTTGCGCTTTTCACTGGCACCAGTGGTAAAGCAAGATCTGCGTACGCTCATAAAACGGGCAGACGCGATTGCCGCCTATCATGAAGCGACGCGCCTTGCCGGCTTTGCCGAGAAGGAAGCGGTACAATTTTTCGGGCGGCCGCGTGGTGTTGATCCGCAAGGCCTCGACTTGACCGCCATGGCGACCCAGAATGTACAAAATGCTTTTCTGCAGCGTTTTGCATATCTCGACAAGCAACGTCGGCAGAGCCAAGGATAACATCATGCCGCATATCGTTGTGTCTCCCCTTTCCCGCCTCGCCGAGTCAGCGACCCGTTTTGGCGCTCGCGACATGATAACGCTGATCAACATCGGTACGTCCGTCCTGCGCCCTGTCGAAATAGTCGAGGAGCGGCATTTGTTTCTCGGATTCAACGATATCGTCGAGCCTATGGAAGGCATGACACATCCGGTCGCCGACCACGTCAGCGACTTGATAGCATTCGGCCGGCGCTGGGATCGCGAGGCACCTCTCCTCATTCACTGCTATGCCGGCATCTCGCGCTCGACCGCGGGTGCCTACATCACGGCATTGGCGCTCAATCCGGAGATTGACGAGGTGCAGCTGGCGCAAGTTCTGCGTCGCAATGCGCCGTCTGCCACACCCAACAGCCGGCTCGTGGCACTCGCCGACGATATGCTTGGGCGCAAGGGCCGGATGGTCGATGCGATCAAGGCAATCGGACGCGGCGAAGAGGCCTTTGAGGGTACGCCCTTCATTCTTCCAATCGTGGTGTAGCCATGACTGGTACGCCCAATGCGGTCGAGATAAACCTGAGCGCCGCCATTGTCGCCGTGACCAACAATGATCCGCTGATCCTGACCACGCCTTCAGGCGACGATGCTGAGCGCGACGAGCTGCCTTTCGGCCCTTTCAACCCGTTGCAGCATAGAACCTTCGAGACGGGCCTGCGCGAATGGGTGGCGGAACAGACGCCCTTGCGGCTCGGATATGTCGAACAGCTCTATACGTTCGGCGATCGCGGGCGGCACAAGACAGCTGAAGATCGTGACCTGCATATTGTCTCCGTGGGTTATCTCGCGCTTACGCGCATTACCGACGACAACAAGGAGGCTCTGCGCAAATCCGGCGCGCGCTGGCGCAGCTGGTATTCGTTCCTGCCCTGGGAAGATTGGCGCGGTGGCAAACCTGTAATGATTGACGAGACGATCCGGCCTGCATTGCATGCCTGGGCGGAAAAAAGCGGCGTTCCGGCGCGGCTCAGCCGGTTTCGGCTGGCATTTGGCGATGACGGCATTGTCTGGGACGAGGAGCGCGTGCTCGAACGCTATGAGCTCCTGTATGAAGCAGGCCTGATCGAAGAAGCGGCGCGGGATGGACGCGCCGAGCGCACTGATCTTTCACGCATGCTGGGATTGCCAATGAGTTTCGATCACCGGCGCATCCTTGCGACGGCGATTTCGCGGCTGCGCGCCAAGCTCAAATACCGCCCAGTTGTCTTCGAACTGATGCCGCCGACCTTTACGCTGACAGCGTTGCAGGAGACAGTCGAGGCGATTTCTGGCCGGCACCTGCACAAACAGAATTTCCGCAGGCTGGTCGAGACAACCGAGCTGGTCGAGCCGACGGGCGCCGAACAGACACAGGCGCGCGGCAGGCCGGCAGCGCTTTATCGCTTCCGTCACAATGTGTTGGAGGAGCGCAGTGTGGCGGGACTTCGCGTGGGCGGCAGGGGTTAGGGAGAAAGCAATGAACGACAAACCGACATCACTTAACGCCGACGGCATTTCCGAACCATTCTCGTCGGACAGCGTGCCTTGGGAAGAATGGTCGGAAGGCAGCCGCTACGGAAGCAAATTTCGCTATCTTTCCGGCTTTGGCGGCGCCAATCACGTCGGTGTACAATTGGAGGAACTGGCGCCGGGCATGCAGTCGAGCTTGAACCACTATCACATGCTTGAAGAAGAGCAGGCCTTTATCCTGGAAGGCGAGATGACACTGCGGCTAGGCGACAAGACCTATCCGATGAAAGCCGGCGACCATGTCGTCTTTCCTGCCGGGCAGAAGGTGGGCCATTCCTTCTACAATCACAGCGATGCGCCTTGCCGCTTCATCATGATTGGCGAGAAAAACCCGAACGAAGTCGTGTTCTATCCGGAGACGGGGCGTGTCGGCGTTCGGCTGATGGGCGAAGGTTATGACAGATCAGCTGTCATGGAATACTGGCAAGGCGCTGATACTGAACGGAAAAATCCAAAATAGCGCATGAAACGCTACTAATGTCGAATTGACCGAGTTGCAAACTGTAAGCAAATTGCTTACATCATCAAGAGTTTCAGGAATAAGGCGCTTGCAAATCTCTGGCGCAATGGCAAATCGACGATAGACGCGAGAATGCACAAGCGAATTCTTGTGCGACTTGATCGGTTGGATTCTGTACCAATGGTTGAAAAGATGAACCTGCCTGGCTTTGATTTTCACGCGCTAAAGGGTTTTGACCCAACACGGTATACCGTGCACGATGGCCCATGGTGTATCACATTCACATTCGAAGGCGGTCATGCTTACGCAGTAGACTTTGAACAATATCATTAGGAACTGTCATGTATAAAGCAATCCGCGACCCAAATCGCTGCCCTTCACATCCCGGTGCCGTGCTTGATGATATCATTCCCGCAACGGGCAAAACAAAAGTGGAAATCGCCAAACTTCTCGGCATCTCGCGACAGCATCTCTACGACATCCTGGGTGAACGAAAGCCGGTTTCGCCGGATGTTGCAGCGCGTCTCGGTAAAGCCTTCGGCGATGGCGCGGAGATTTGGCTGCAAATGCAAGCCGCCCACGATGCCTGGCATGCGGAGCGTGAGGTTGACGTAAGCAAAATCCCCACGATCCGGGCTGCATAGTTTTTATTTCAGCGGATAAACGTTTTCGTCACCGGGGAAGGCCCGCGAGCGCACATCGTCGGCGTAGGCTTTGACTGCCTCGTCAATGGCGGTGCCGACGGCACCATAGACCTTGACGAATTTGGGCGGCTTCGGGTTGTAGCCGAGCATGTCTTCAAGGACGAGGATCTGGCCATCGCATTCCTTCGACCCGCCAATGCCGATGGTCGGAATGGCGATTTCGCGGGAAATCTCCGCAGCGAGCGGTTCGACAATGCCTTCAAGCACAACGGAAAAGGCGCCCGCCGCGCTCACGGCCTGCGCATCGGCCTTGATGAGCGGCCACAACGCCGTGTCGCGACCTTGCGTCTTGAAGCCGCCGAGCGTGTTGATCGATTGCGGGGTCAGCCCGATATGGGCCATCACCGGAATACCGCGTTCCGTCAAAAAGCGGATGGTATCGGCCATGCGCACGCCACCCTCGAGCTTGATCGCGCC of Phyllobacterium zundukense contains these proteins:
- a CDS encoding YgfZ/GcvT domain-containing protein; its protein translation is MPSASLNGRAVLNVTGEDAEDFLQNLITTDLDTLERGDLKPGALLSPQGKILFEFLVSRQGDGLRLDALQTSADDLLKRLTLYKLRAKVQIAVDSESFVEVAWESESELSETESTVHDRRFPDALDVRRQYGGERVTEGNELAWTALRIAHGVAEAPNDYALGDAFPHDTNLDQTGGVSFKKGCFVGQEVVSRMQHRGTARRRILVATGTSDLPATDTPITANGREIGTLGSIAGKSGLALVRIDRVKDAMDSDTPILAGEIAIHLAIPPEHRFTFPEATQEA
- a CDS encoding tyrosine phosphatase family protein, giving the protein MPHIVVSPLSRLAESATRFGARDMITLINIGTSVLRPVEIVEERHLFLGFNDIVEPMEGMTHPVADHVSDLIAFGRRWDREAPLLIHCYAGISRSTAGAYITALALNPEIDEVQLAQVLRRNAPSATPNSRLVALADDMLGRKGRMVDAIKAIGRGEEAFEGTPFILPIVV
- a CDS encoding carboxymuconolactone decarboxylase family protein, producing MKARLNPYNHEATIKPMLKMEESVVNSGLEMSLIELVKMRASQINGCAFCLDMHSKDARNKGETEQRLYLLNAWRESPLYSERERAALAWTEALTLVAKTHAPDSDYETLKEHFTEEEIVKLSMLIVTINGWNRLAIGFRSIHPVAKDRAAA
- a CDS encoding sigma-70 family RNA polymerase sigma factor produces the protein MPQPDNSAETFNRLRPRLIRIAYRMLGSVAEAEDIVQEGFIRWHQADRSEVRSEEAFLVRTITRLCLDHLKSARVRRETYVGNWLPEPIFDPSEEESDSDITLTLMMALERLSPLERAAFLLHDVFGQHFNQISEAIGRDPATCRQLASRARNHVQQAKPRFPVSDEQGQNIAKAFFNASRSGDMQALQSLLADDVVMYADGGGIRPSTINPIYTMAKVARFFDGIARHVEYKFPPLLHEGMIDGLPGFVTTEFDGIPQTTALEIENGKIKTIYIVRNPQKLGHLAFAKSSPQGTA
- the panB gene encoding 3-methyl-2-oxobutanoate hydroxymethyltransferase, giving the protein MSQEVITRRITAPEIRGRKGGEPIVALTSYHANTARIVDNHADILLVGDSLGMVLYAMDSTLGVSLDLMIAHGRAVVRGSKRAMVVVDMPFGSYEESPAMAFRNAARVMQETGCGAIKLEGGVRMADTIRFLTERGIPVMAHIGLTPQSINTLGGFKTQGRDTALWPLIKADAQAVSAAGAFSVVLEGIVEPLAAEISREIAIPTIGIGGSKECDGQILVLEDMLGYNPKPPKFVKVYGAVGTAIDEAVKAYADDVRSRAFPGDENVYPLK
- a CDS encoding dihydroorotase produces the protein MAQTFDTIYRSGIVVNQDGVGLRDIGITNGRIAAIGNLGGASAGEIIDATGLHILPGVVDSQVHFREPGHEHKEDLESGSRSAVLGGVTAVFEMPNTKPLTTSAETLEDKVRRGQHRMHCDFAFWVGGTRDNANDVAELERLPGAAGIKVFMGSSTGDLLVEDDEGVRSILKNTRRRAAFHSEDEFRLREREGLRVPGDPSSHPVWRDEIAALKCTERLVRIARETRARIHVLHISTAEEIDFLKDHKDVASCEATPHHLTLDASQYATLGTLLQMNPPVRDARHRDGVWKGIGQGIVDVLGSDHAPHTLEEKSKPYPASPSGMTGVQTLVPIMLDHVNAGRMSIERFVDLSSHGPNRLFGMARKGRIAVGYDADLTIVDMKRRETITNAQVGSKAGWTPYDGKTVTGWPVGTIIRGHKIMWEGEIVTPSQGEPVLFGEALPQAR
- a CDS encoding type II toxin-antitoxin system RelE/ParE family toxin — translated: MIKSFRNKALANLWRNGKSTIDARMHKRILVRLDRLDSVPMVEKMNLPGFDFHALKGFDPTRYTVHDGPWCITFTFEGGHAYAVDFEQYH
- a CDS encoding YfbR-like 5'-deoxynucleotidase; translation: MLRSAKPQTSPLKKTELRAWQRMLSGRRLDLLDPSPLDIEIEDIAQGLARVARWNGQTVGEHAFSVAQHSLLVEEIFGKIVPEATTEQRLIALLHDAPEYVIGDMISPFKAVVGGDYKSVELRLQHAIHLRFSLAPVVKQDLRTLIKRADAIAAYHEATRLAGFAEKEAVQFFGRPRGVDPQGLDLTAMATQNVQNAFLQRFAYLDKQRRQSQG
- a CDS encoding cupin domain-containing protein, which encodes MNDKPTSLNADGISEPFSSDSVPWEEWSEGSRYGSKFRYLSGFGGANHVGVQLEELAPGMQSSLNHYHMLEEEQAFILEGEMTLRLGDKTYPMKAGDHVVFPAGQKVGHSFYNHSDAPCRFIMIGEKNPNEVVFYPETGRVGVRLMGEGYDRSAVMEYWQGADTERKNPK
- a CDS encoding PhzF family phenazine biosynthesis protein; its protein translation is MTKLTMYQVDAFTTELFSGNPAAVLVLDDWLPDAKMQAIAAENNLTETAFVKRNSSGWDLRWFTPLNEANFCGHATLATSHVLAHELGVEGELAFETRVGTLRVNGKNSAYQLDFPSFSPEPISEMSPLLREIVGENAPAFKNFENLFVELEDEQAVCDFIPDLPKITDLGPFGLVVTAKGNEHDFVSRYFVPYAGIPEDPVTGSTHSTLVPYWAEKLGKTSLSAFQRSKRGGHLLCKLAGDRVLITGSAVTFMKAEIYLA
- a CDS encoding HigA family addiction module antitoxin, whose product is MYKAIRDPNRCPSHPGAVLDDIIPATGKTKVEIAKLLGISRQHLYDILGERKPVSPDVAARLGKAFGDGAEIWLQMQAAHDAWHAEREVDVSKIPTIRAA
- a CDS encoding NUDIX hydrolase, with the protein product MTGTPNAVEINLSAAIVAVTNNDPLILTTPSGDDAERDELPFGPFNPLQHRTFETGLREWVAEQTPLRLGYVEQLYTFGDRGRHKTAEDRDLHIVSVGYLALTRITDDNKEALRKSGARWRSWYSFLPWEDWRGGKPVMIDETIRPALHAWAEKSGVPARLSRFRLAFGDDGIVWDEERVLERYELLYEAGLIEEAARDGRAERTDLSRMLGLPMSFDHRRILATAISRLRAKLKYRPVVFELMPPTFTLTALQETVEAISGRHLHKQNFRRLVETTELVEPTGAEQTQARGRPAALYRFRHNVLEERSVAGLRVGGRG